One Saccharopolyspora erythraea NRRL 2338 genomic region harbors:
- a CDS encoding xanthine dehydrogenase family protein molybdopterin-binding subunit, giving the protein MSTTSAPTAGTAVGHRVIGTSVRRHEDDRLLRGLGRFADDVDRIGQAHARVVRSGSAHAEILGVDTAQARSVPGVLTVITGAELAGIPPIPIRLPRGDEPAESLQPVLAVDRVRYVGEPVAVVVAEDPYTAEDAAELVVVDLRELPAAVEAAGTKPVATLEAGYGDVAGAFAAAEHVVELELEVGRHAAVPLETRGLVAEYDVAARTLQVWGATKVPVFNRGVLARMLGMPQERIRLHAMDTGGGFGARGEFYPEDLLIPWLARHLRRPVKWTEDRAESLVALNHSRQQRHRVAAAFDADARLLALRDEIVHDNGAYLRTHGLLVPELTIGMLPGPYRVPAYHAAVDVVLTNKTPCGTYRAPGRYEGTFAREHLLDVAADRIGIDRAELRRRNLLRADEMPHVRPLRALGTDVVLDAGDYPGLLRTALERTLPWRAEAERLRAEGRTAGFGFAMFLEKSGLGPHETADVLVEPSGLVRVHSGGTSLGQGIETALAQIAADRLGVDYTSVRVVNGDTELQPFGLGSWASRSTVLAGNAVDLAAQAVVERARQVAALMLDVPRAWVEQDGAGFAADGRRVELAEVAAACAPGSRYLEAGVAPGLQARRVFEVDHMTYPYGVHVALVEIDRGTGHVSVLRYLVAYEVGRAINPALVEGQLLGGVAQGLGGAVYENFHYDEQGQPQATTFMDYLLPTAAEVPGVVEALVTEDAPSPDNPLGVKGAGEGGITAVGAAVANAVRDAIGLSGDVGHLPLAPRRVAELAN; this is encoded by the coding sequence ATGAGCACCACCAGCGCGCCGACCGCGGGCACCGCCGTCGGGCACCGCGTCATCGGCACCAGCGTGCGCAGGCACGAGGACGACCGGCTCCTGCGCGGCCTGGGACGCTTCGCCGACGACGTCGACCGCATCGGCCAGGCGCACGCCCGGGTGGTGCGCTCCGGCTCGGCGCACGCCGAGATCCTCGGCGTCGACACCGCGCAGGCGCGGAGTGTGCCCGGTGTGCTCACCGTGATCACGGGCGCGGAACTGGCCGGTATCCCGCCGATCCCCATCAGGCTGCCGCGCGGCGACGAACCCGCCGAGAGCCTGCAACCGGTCCTGGCCGTCGACCGGGTCCGCTACGTCGGCGAACCGGTGGCCGTGGTGGTGGCGGAGGACCCCTACACCGCCGAGGACGCCGCCGAACTGGTCGTGGTGGATCTGCGGGAGCTTCCCGCCGCGGTGGAGGCGGCCGGCACCAAGCCCGTCGCCACGCTGGAGGCCGGATACGGCGACGTCGCCGGGGCGTTCGCGGCGGCCGAGCACGTCGTCGAGCTCGAGCTGGAGGTCGGCAGGCACGCCGCCGTGCCGCTGGAGACGCGCGGACTGGTCGCCGAGTACGACGTGGCCGCGCGGACGCTGCAGGTCTGGGGTGCGACCAAGGTCCCGGTGTTCAACCGCGGAGTGCTCGCGCGGATGCTGGGCATGCCGCAGGAGCGGATCCGCCTGCACGCGATGGACACCGGGGGCGGATTCGGCGCGAGGGGCGAGTTCTACCCCGAGGACCTGCTGATCCCGTGGCTCGCCCGGCACCTGCGGCGGCCGGTGAAGTGGACCGAGGACCGGGCGGAGAGCCTGGTCGCGCTCAACCACTCCAGGCAGCAGCGCCACCGCGTCGCCGCCGCCTTCGACGCCGACGCGCGCCTGCTCGCGCTGCGCGACGAGATCGTGCACGACAACGGCGCCTACCTGCGCACGCACGGGCTGCTGGTGCCGGAGCTGACGATCGGCATGCTGCCGGGGCCGTACCGGGTTCCGGCCTACCACGCCGCGGTCGACGTGGTGCTGACGAACAAGACGCCGTGCGGCACTTATCGCGCGCCCGGCCGCTACGAGGGCACGTTCGCCCGGGAGCACCTGCTGGACGTCGCGGCCGACCGGATCGGCATCGACCGCGCCGAGCTGCGCCGTCGCAACCTGCTGCGAGCCGACGAAATGCCCCACGTCCGGCCGTTGCGCGCGCTCGGCACCGACGTCGTTCTGGACGCGGGCGACTACCCGGGGCTGCTCCGCACCGCGCTGGAGCGGACGCTGCCGTGGCGGGCCGAAGCCGAGCGGCTGCGCGCCGAGGGCCGCACGGCGGGCTTCGGGTTCGCGATGTTCCTGGAGAAGAGCGGGCTCGGTCCGCACGAGACCGCCGACGTGCTGGTCGAACCCAGCGGGCTGGTGCGGGTGCACTCGGGCGGCACGTCGCTGGGCCAGGGCATCGAGACGGCGCTCGCCCAGATCGCCGCCGACCGGCTGGGCGTCGACTACACGTCGGTCCGCGTCGTCAACGGCGACACCGAGCTGCAGCCGTTCGGACTCGGGTCGTGGGCCAGCCGCTCGACCGTGCTGGCGGGCAACGCCGTCGACCTCGCCGCCCAGGCCGTGGTCGAGCGCGCCCGGCAGGTCGCCGCGCTGATGCTCGACGTGCCGCGGGCGTGGGTCGAGCAGGACGGGGCCGGCTTCGCCGCCGACGGCCGGCGCGTCGAGCTGGCCGAGGTCGCCGCCGCCTGCGCGCCCGGCAGCAGGTACCTGGAGGCCGGGGTCGCGCCGGGGCTGCAGGCGCGCCGCGTCTTCGAGGTCGACCACATGACCTACCCCTACGGCGTCCACGTGGCGCTGGTCGAGATCGACCGGGGGACCGGGCACGTCTCGGTGCTGCGCTACCTGGTCGCCTACGAGGTGGGCCGGGCCATCAACCCCGCCCTGGTCGAGGGTCAGCTGCTCGGGGGAGTGGCGCAGGGGCTTGGTGGTGCGGTCTACGAGAACTTCCACTACGACGAACAGGGACAGCCCCAGGCGACGACGTTCATGGACTACCTGCTGCCGACGGCCGCTGAGGTCCCAGGTGTCGTCGAGGCGCTGGTGACCGAGGACGCGCCCAGCCCGGACAACCCGCTGGGCGTCAAGGGCGCGGGCGAGGGCGGGATCACCGCCGTCGGCGCGGCCGTCGCCAACGCCGTCCGCGACGCCATCGGCCTGTCCGGAGACGTCGGGCACCTGCCGCTGGCACCGCGGCGGGTCGCCGAGCTCGCGAACTGA